tccaatGAATAAAACCacatttaagaagaaaaaaaataacaaattaaatttaaaagctagaatagtttattttttacaaaaaataagcattttctaaaataaaaaaaaagtaaaaagagatcgtaataagttgttttgaagaagttgttttacgatctcttttttttttttttttttaaaaaaaaggcttattcaaaacagcttattttatgcaaaacttcttattttaaaaaacaacttattctaaaaaacagcttatttttgcaaaacaacttattttaaaaaacagcttattcataaaagcttattttatgaaaaacagtttattcaaaacaacttattttaaaatacaacttattcaaaacaacttattttaaaacagcttattttaatcagtaaaacaacttatatgtTTAAATCTAACTAATTATACTCATATACAAAGTGTTGGTTAATTTTTTCCCAGCATTTTTCATGTTTATTATCAGTAAAACTTGTTGGTCCCCGTGGTTGTCAACTTTCTAATGAGTTCACTTAGCCAAAATTGTCACTTTGCATAGGTAGAAGTTTTGGGGATCAAAGCAAATACAAGCTCTCCTCTTGTGTGATAAGCTTAGAGTACACTTTGCtctcaacttattttaaaacattcaCGTATTTTCCCTGATATAactatatattgcattttatccTATTTTAACTTGAATGAACCTTCTGTCcatattttcctttaatttcTCCACAACTTTCAGTATCACCGTCACTtaattttagatattttattgttgtattgagttttttattttagaagacaaaatgaagttttaatatttcatttgtcGGTTTTGGAACTTTGTACATAATATTTGTTTGTCTTTTATCGTCTTATAATCGTAACGAGGATCCAAAACTATATATCAATGATCTTTAAAAGCATAAATCGATAAAAAATCTGGTGTAATTTAAGCTGTTTTGATAATAAACagttttgaataagcagttttttaaaataagttgttttacataaaataaattattttgaattagctgtttttataataagttgttttgaataagtttttttttttttttaaataagtcgTTTTCATAAAacaagttgttttgcataaaataaaatgttttaaaataagttgttttgaataagctctttttaaaatagatatGGTTAatggttcggtttggttcggATAATTGTGGTTACTAACGGTTCAGTTCGGTTAGTGAACTGTTATTAAAATAATGGTTCGATTCAAGAATTGGTTAAATGGTCCAGTTAATTTTGATACAGTTCGGTTCGATTAACCGATTCGAATTGGTTTATGGATATTTTTGCCCATCCCTAGATATGAATGTTTAATAAACATTACCTACGTAGAAAACTTAAAAGTTGTTGAGTATTGAAATGTCACCGGTCATCTCAAAGAATGAACTTTTCCTGAGTTAAGATGCTCAGATAAATTAAGGAAAATTCTATGATGAGgtcatgagaatgacttttctggtgaagttaacactgTAACATCAAAAGTGTTGTGAATAACACCCCCTCTTTGTACAGTGGTATCAAAAGTTCAATccccatagtatcatcaattcatcaaattaacaagaatacacttaatttaattttattctaccTTGTTTTAaatgtaacacttaagactatcataTGATATCACCAACTCTGTTTACATATTAAAGGTGTAAcgataaaatattatttgtaagTCCAaaatgttgcaagcattactagatgaattactattgatcattaattagTAATCAAcagtttaaaaatgaatcaaacattaaaaataaaattaactttttaaaaaaaatcagtttaatGATTGCACCATAGAAACTCCCAATTATTAATACTTGCACTTTGATTGTCATAGTGAATTAACATCGGATTAGTCCGCACATTCTCAATGATACAGAAAATTCATCCCACAATTTAAATCAGAACAAAAATAGCAAAAGGATGTCTCAAAAAAACAGCTCCACTTGAGTCGTATATTCTAAAAAGCTAGCTAGCTGCGAGTACTACAAAGAGACTTCAGGCCAAAAAACAGTTATCATATTCACACATACTATATTACATAGTTTCAGTTGCAGCATTAGCTTTTCTACCCCTCTTATTAGTAGTAGACTTAATGGACTTGCTCTTCTTATTCACAACCTTCTTCTTACCACCAACCGTTGCATTTGTCTTCCTCTTCTGGTTTTGTTGCTTCTTCTCCGCAACAGAGTCTTTTTTCTCCTTCTTCGGCTTCTCGGCATCAGATAGTTTATACGAAGCTTTGATCTTCACCAGCTTCCCTCTCTTGGTTTGATTCTTAAGCTGCAAGCTTAGTATCTTCTTGAAATTTGCTGGGAGCACCGGCTTGAACTTCTCGTCCATGTATTTCGCTATAGCGTAAGGGCTTGAGCCATTCCTCTCCTTTAGAGCCAGTAAAGCCTCCTTAACcatctacaaaaataaataagtatacgCTTAAATCAACCAGAAGTTTGAAACTATATTGAAAGTTTGAAACAATTACCTCAAAATATGGAGGATGAGAAGCTGTTTTGGTTTGTTTGGAAGCTTTTGGTTTCATTTCCTTCACAGGTTTAGGCTCCACCGGCATTTCAACATCATCAACTTCTCCGGAAGCAGACATAACTAATGAAACTTTTTTACTGAGTAGTGAGTTAGATGAAACGGTAACTTGTGTTAAATAGTAAGATAATAATTAGTTTGCTATTGGTAGAGTCCAGTGATGGAGGTTGCCAACGTGGCAAAGAGATATCAAGAACGTACACGTGGTGTCAATATAAGAGTTACTTGTGGAAAGTGAAAAAATCGGTGACGTGACTCTGGCGGTGGATTAGAATGCCActgtgtttttgttttggtcacTTTGGCTTAAAAGGGGAAGCGCGCAGATAACATGAGGAGTGTGATTTTTTGCTGATTTAATTCCTTCATTTTCATCCAACATTCTTTGTTTTTCATTCTGGTTTTTTTGCAATGATGATGCTCAGAAAGAATTGATTGCAATGTCGGTAAATTGTATTATGTATttcctccgtttttaaatataagcaaaattaattttttagattcatttatttaataatatatgtgatctatattatggaccacatacatcattaaatgaatgaacctaaaatgttcattttatttatatttaaaaatggatAGAATAATAAGGTAGAATTTGAAGACATTTAGGATCCAAACAAAATCTACAAGACGTTTTTCATTGAAGTATTTTTTCGTGTAGTTTTTATACTCCTTCCAATTCCATATTATACGACTTAGTTAgatcaataaaaaattgatgtatttgaatcaaataattgAGTTGATTGGTAAGCTTCATTCAAAAGATATATTGTTAAAaagaatttgagtttgattCTTATGTGAAATAATTTTTGGTTAAGTTTATTTACCTCCAACcgattttaaattataaagatatatttttcttgaaaatcGAAGGATTAAAACcgataaaattaaattcaattttagactaaatatgtatatttgtgattcaacttatttatatatatatatatatatatatatatataggacagttcaaatgagagatgagaggaattATTTTGGACGGTTAGATCTAAATCAATGGCTAAGATTAAAATGCTCTTCAAAAAGGGTCAAATACTGCAACATATATCCTTCTTCTCCATTTCATCGTTCTCCCTCTCTTTGGGTGATTTctactggttttttttttttttttgtctcttctTATTTTCATGGTTTCAATTTCaccatttactaaaaaaaaaaaaaaaacttcacaaTCACTATCATAAACAAAAAAGACTCAGTTTTTAATATCACAACTTCTTTCTATTTCAGACCCGTTCGTCTCCCATTTGTCACAGAAAACAGTTTGAGATCTTAACCTCTCTCATTTGTTCTCCAATGGTAAGTCATAGACTTGCTCCAAATCTTGGCCATTAATTCTAATATCAATCAATGGTTTAAGTTGATTATTAATAATTGATATGGTAgactttaattttcttttctatgcTAGTTAAACACTCATcatcacaaaataacaaaacaattaataacttttaattgattgattttgtaaaaaaaaaaaaaaaaaaaaaactttcaattgattgatttttttttattcacctCCTTTGCAAAAATTATCCCTTCCTTTTTCAATTATTGGACTATTTATTTACACTTTTTTATCACAACAACTTTTCATGATAAATCGAGACACTCGAAAGACTACTATAATTTGCATGCAAAAAAGTTGATTTCCGGAATGGAGAAGAGTCTGAGATCTATGCTTAAGATTATGATGATGCAGATGATGGTTTTGCTGTTTTGCAACAAGAAGTGTTTCAGTTTTGATGTATTATATTTGTTCCAGTAGAGAAAACAATTAAACCTCACcctaacaattattattattctatcCTAgtcattaattgattttggaattAAAGGCTAAGATTTAGAGTAAGTCTATAAatttactcttggagtcaaaatatccctcctcatatatatatatatatatatagacacttGAATCTAGATGTACTCAAGAAATACATTTTGTTAGGGAAAACTATTGTAACATTTTGTTTGGTCAAGAAGGTAAAATTAATGATAGAGTTTTGAAggttgggaaaaaaaaaatagataatttttCAAGTTTATTAGATGTTAGAGTATATATTCTAGATGTGCAGATCAACTCCATGTGTAGAGGAAGCcgacaaccaaaaaaaaataaagaaaaagattgtTACAAAGAGACTCCCAAGTAACAGAGTGGATTAAGATACCGCATATGATAATTGAAAGTAAAATTGGTGGGGtttgctttcaaccaccaataaTATTGCAACTTTAATTGTGTCGATAAGATGATGTGATGAATCCTCCTGTTGCTGAAAGATGCAAACATTTCTTTTGCACCAAATAATCCACACACATGAAAGTCATATTAACAAGGAGAATTGCATATGTTTTTTGAGAAACCGCCTATATTTCCAAATTGAAGTAAATGATATGCAACACGCACAGGATGAACCGTGGTAAAACCAAGCCAACTAAAAATGTCATACcaaattttttcaaacaaactcGCAAGATAAAAAGAGGTGATCAATATCCTCATGTTTGCCACAACCGCCCACACAAAGATCTACATTGGACTGAAGAACTCGCCTTCTGATTGAATTGTCCATCATAGGAATAAAATTGTGAATCAAACGCCAAGCGAAGAGACCGATCTTAAGGGGGCCCTCCTTGTTCCAAACAATATTACAGAACCATATGAAGGGTGGAGATAGGTTGATAGCAGACAATGATAAGCACTTGAAACATTGTATTGTTTTGATGCATGAAGTTGCCAAAGCCACCTTTTAGAAACATTGGCCTACAAGACCATATTATGTAAAGACTTGCAACACTCTCTCAAGTGCTCTTTTTCCCAAGCGAACAATCGCAGCCTCTACTTCCAAGCCTCACCATCCACCCCCAAACCTAAAGAGTTCATATCCGCCACCGTTGCCATTTCATTATCAGCAAGATCATAAAGAGGAATAAACTTACTCTTCAAGGTCTCTCCATCCATCCACGGTTCCcaccaaaaattaattttagtataTCGAATTCTTAAATAACTCTAAGATGAATTACTCTGCTTAATAAtctattataaacaatgaatttCACTAATACACGAGACAAGGACGAAATACatagcaaaaaatatatattttgttatagatAAATAGTCACCAAACAAGCTTACCAGCATTTACTGTCCACACTaacatttaacatttttttttttaaatccagttagctttaatgttattttaaacTAGTTTCCATGTACAATATtcaaaacttattttataaattatgtgaaaaattataaatagaataaaaaaaaaaagtaattaaactcgtacaaaaaagtaattaaagtaattttcattttctctatcaaaataaaaagtaagacaaaaacaaaaggatATTACACAGGGACAAtctataagaaaataaaacaaaaatgattccAAGACCTTCCCCAAAATATTGTTAGTCAGTGTTTAGTGATAGTTTATAGTTACGTTGTGATTCTTCTTCTCGAATCATGGGCGCTTCAGAATCTACTTTCTCAAATGTACAGGTAAATTTCTTCCAATTcctcatttttatttctttcactcTCGATTCCAAAACTCACCCAATTCTCTGTGGCTGTAGACGACGGATGACAAAATCACCACCGTAACGGAACGATTGGAAACTTCTGATCCCATTTTAGAGCGCCTTAAATCCCTCAAAAttgtatgttttctttttctattttcattctcttttttgttttattattagaaaatgaatgttgttgttgattattagtTTTTTGAACTGTAGACGCCGCCGGTATTGACTAATCCTCCCACGGAGGGTAGTTTGACGGATATTTTAGTGAGGAGGCCTTCGACGTCGCAGGCTTCAGGTGATTGTTGATTATGGCTTAATGATTTTGATTCATAGTAGATTGAAATGTAGGGTTTATTGTTGCAATTAATTGGTTGTTAGTTCTTAGGTACATTTTCGCTAAGTTATCAGATTATACAACTGATTATATGATgatcatgtttggataaacaacgtAATTAAATGCTTTtagcataagcacttatcatataaATGTTTATGTATGAGTTATTTCTattatggaaaataaaataaaatacaatcatttttacataagctataagttgttttcataatttATCCCGGAaggcttatgaaaataagctaaaaataaCTTATGGTCAGTTCATAAGATGTTTCTATAAGCTCATATGAAAACTCTCACAAGTGGTTATGCAGTAGATAAGATCAATCGAAATAGACCCTAATCGTCTGGAAGGCTTATTGAGTTATCATATCAGTGTTAGAGTTTATTTATGAACTAATTATACCATTGAAGATTGAATTAGAGGAAATTCATTGTAGAAGATATTTTAAGAAACATTCTAGAAGATATTTTAAGAAGCATATGggaataagctgaaaacaggtTTTGTGTATATTATAGGTTGTTTTTATAAAGCTCTTTATAAACCCTTGTAGAAGTGTTTATGCCATCAAATTGGTGTAAATAAATTGGTGTACATGGACAGCTAATCTTGTGTGTACTGTGTTAAAATACTACATCAGTATCTATTTTGATTCTAATGACttatgtttatgatgtttattttcaatgttttgTCTTGTTACATTTATTCAATCCTTCTAGTCTTTGAGTCTCTTAATCGTTGCTAGTTTTTGCTTGTTGCATTTGTGTTAACATCTTTTGCCCTGTATTTACTCCCAGTTAAAATATTCTTAAATTCCTCATTATGAAATGATTAAGTGTTGGGATATATATAGGATAATTAGAGTAGTTAAGATTTAGTTTAttgaattagtaaaaaaaaaaagaattagttTACAGAACTTTGTTAGGaagttaattaatttgttaGGTGGTTGTTAAGAGTTGTTTTGGTTATTCTTAGAAAGTCTTTAAATACCCCTCAATTGATAGCGGGGAAAGATAgctttgaaaaattaaattgtgaCTAGGAATTATCTAGTGTGAAACGAGAGTGCTCCTTTTGGGGTAGCCTCCTGTGCAAGGTTATCACTTATCATCTTCATTTTATGCCTTTGTATCTTCTCTTTCAGTCTCTCTACAATAAGAAATCCTTCATTTGCTTTCAATCTTTATTCTAGTTAGAATCATTCTTTTGCTTCCTTAATTCTGTTCAGTTTTTAGGAATTCATTCTTACACAGAAAGGATCCTATCATGAAGTGACAAAGATATCAATGCCTCGGCTTAAGCCATCTTTACTTAAAAATGGGTTGTTTGTTTAGCTGGCTAGTTTcccaaagaaaaaggaaaatacagggatctattttctttcaatttatatACTTATTGTTTGTCACTACAACACATGCTAGAAAATCTGGCTTCTGTTGCAACTGATCAGTCCCTAGAAAATATTAGGTGTTAAGTGGACTCCGTTAACTATAACTCGTAATCcagtatattaattaattaaggatGTTACTAGGTTAATAATAGCTGACGTCAGAAATGGTCCCACTCTCGTATTTTAAAACTGAGCTGGTTATGAAATATGAACAATAGCAAGGATAATTTTCTGCTTCCTGCTGCAAATATGGCA
Above is a genomic segment from Medicago truncatula cultivar Jemalong A17 chromosome 5, MtrunA17r5.0-ANR, whole genome shotgun sequence containing:
- the LOC11429395 gene encoding histone H1, coding for MSASGEVDDVEMPVEPKPVKEMKPKASKQTKTASHPPYFEMVKEALLALKERNGSSPYAIAKYMDEKFKPVLPANFKKILSLQLKNQTKRGKLVKIKASYKLSDAEKPKKEKKDSVAEKKQQNQKRKTNATVGGKKKVVNKKSKSIKSTTNKRGRKANAATETM